One stretch of Candidatus Thermokryptus mobilis DNA includes these proteins:
- a CDS encoding murein hydrolase activator EnvC family protein: MRLFRFGFGRKRQKLYTILFFSNSDEKPKGIKLSREALILYVFLIVFFISAVVLVIVINTPIKYIVFPETFAESRERAKRLQELSQRLEMFAYELEKVKLYNNLLRQALGEKTGDSIEVNLRRLEEFSRRPREISEDGFEVLQVVESERIRPKFIFPVYNGFVTRGFDSEKQHYGIDIAAKEGDPIRAIDDGYVVFSDWTYNDGYVVIMVHSGGYMSVYKHAQMNLKARNVFVRQGDAIALVGRTGKTGNEPHLHFELWRDGKPLNPKFYIPN, from the coding sequence ATGAGATTATTCAGGTTTGGTTTTGGGAGAAAAAGGCAAAAACTTTATACGATTTTATTTTTTTCTAATAGCGACGAGAAGCCAAAGGGCATAAAATTAAGCCGTGAGGCGTTGATTTTATATGTTTTTTTAATTGTGTTTTTTATCTCTGCTGTTGTCCTTGTGATTGTGATAAACACTCCGATAAAATACATAGTTTTCCCGGAGACATTTGCTGAGAGCAGAGAAAGGGCTAAAAGGTTACAAGAGCTTTCACAGCGACTTGAGATGTTCGCTTATGAACTTGAAAAGGTAAAACTTTATAACAATCTTTTGAGGCAGGCACTTGGGGAGAAGACAGGTGATAGTATTGAGGTTAACCTGAGACGCCTTGAGGAATTTTCCCGTAGACCTAGGGAAATTTCAGAGGATGGGTTTGAAGTCCTTCAAGTTGTTGAAAGCGAGAGGATCAGACCGAAGTTTATTTTTCCAGTTTATAATGGTTTTGTGACGCGTGGTTTCGATTCTGAAAAACAACATTACGGAATTGACATCGCAGCTAAGGAAGGGGACCCGATAAGGGCAATTGATGATGGATATGTTGTTTTTTCAGATTGGACTTATAATGACGGTTATGTTGTAATCATGGTTCATAGTGGTGGATATATGAGCGTTTATAAGCATGCTCAAATGAATTTAAAGGCAAGGAATGTTTTTGTCAGGCAAGGAGACGCAATTGCTTTAGTTGGGAGAACTGGTAAAACGGGGAATGAGCCGCATCTTCATTTTGAGCTTTGGAGAGATGGAAAGCCTTTAAATCCGAAATTTTACATCCCAAATTAA
- a CDS encoding metallophosphoesterase family protein: MRIAIISDIHSNLEALTKALEIIDTKNIDEIVCLGDIVGYGANPNECVEIIKKRAKYVVMGNHDFAVAVDPTELAYFNSYAREANLWTRSVLTEENLEFLRSLPFTISLKNLLFVHSSPAQPREWEYIFTEAQAKVQFKYFTEKICFIGHSHLPGIFPETGFYNGKIDKNNRYIINVGSIGQPRDGDWRLSFGIFDTDTWTYENIRSEYEVDKASLKILQNGLPDFLARRIIIGR; this comes from the coding sequence ATGAGGATAGCTATAATATCGGATATACATTCCAATCTTGAGGCGCTGACAAAGGCGCTTGAAATAATTGATACGAAAAACATTGACGAGATCGTTTGCCTCGGGGATATCGTTGGATATGGAGCAAACCCAAACGAATGCGTTGAGATCATAAAAAAACGCGCAAAATATGTAGTGATGGGAAATCATGATTTCGCTGTGGCGGTTGACCCAACAGAACTCGCTTACTTTAACTCTTACGCCCGCGAAGCAAATCTATGGACGAGAAGTGTTTTGACAGAAGAAAATCTTGAGTTCTTACGTTCACTGCCTTTCACCATCTCACTTAAAAACTTGCTTTTCGTTCACTCTTCCCCAGCACAGCCAAGAGAATGGGAATACATCTTCACCGAAGCACAAGCGAAAGTTCAATTCAAATACTTTACGGAAAAAATTTGCTTTATCGGTCACTCACATCTTCCAGGAATTTTCCCCGAGACGGGCTTTTACAATGGAAAAATTGACAAAAATAACAGATACATAATAAATGTCGGAAGCATTGGACAACCAAGGGATGGCGATTGGAGATTAAGCTTTGGGATTTTTGATACAGATACCTGGACATATGAAAATATCCGCTCTGAATACGAAGTTGATAAGGCATCTTTAAAAATCCTCCAAAACGGCTTACCCGATTTCCTCGCAAGAAGGATAATAATCGGAAGATAA